A single Paenibacillus sp. FSL R5-0517 DNA region contains:
- a CDS encoding polysaccharide deacetylase family protein codes for MFKGKLVKAVISLALFSTLFSIPAVPDARAADAACPNGYVGLTFDDGPSGNTTNMLNALKQAGLRATMFNVGQNAQNNQSLVTAQVAAGMWIGNHSYTHPNMTTLNSSQMSSEITRTQQTIQSITGSSPKLFRPPYGATNATLKSVVSQNGLTEVLWNVDSQDWNGASANQIVAAVNNMKSGDVILMHDQYQTTLQAIPQIAQNLKNRGLCSGMISPATGRAVAPDGGTTNPPGTSTKVEAENMTKGGQYTGNISSPFNGVVLYANNDLVKYTQYFATGTHNFSLRGASNNANMARVDLKIGGQTKGTFYFGGNNPAVYTLNNVTHGTGNQEIQLVVTADDGTWDVYIDYLEIN; via the coding sequence ATGTTCAAAGGAAAGCTGGTAAAAGCGGTAATATCTCTCGCACTCTTCAGTACATTGTTCTCCATTCCTGCAGTGCCTGATGCTCGTGCTGCGGACGCAGCCTGTCCAAATGGTTATGTAGGCTTGACGTTTGATGATGGCCCATCTGGAAATACAACAAACATGCTTAACGCATTGAAGCAGGCTGGTTTACGGGCAACGATGTTCAATGTTGGACAAAATGCGCAAAACAATCAATCTCTGGTTACTGCACAGGTGGCAGCTGGCATGTGGATCGGCAATCATTCCTATACACATCCGAATATGACTACGTTAAACAGTTCTCAGATGTCGTCAGAGATTACACGGACACAGCAAACGATTCAGTCCATTACTGGAAGTTCACCTAAATTGTTCAGACCTCCTTACGGTGCGACTAATGCAACCTTGAAATCCGTTGTGAGCCAGAACGGGCTGACTGAAGTGCTGTGGAACGTAGATTCCCAAGACTGGAATGGCGCCAGTGCAAACCAGATTGTAGCGGCTGTGAACAACATGAAAAGTGGTGATGTCATTCTAATGCATGATCAGTACCAGACAACACTTCAGGCCATTCCGCAGATTGCACAAAATCTGAAGAATCGCGGCCTTTGCTCCGGCATGATCTCACCGGCGACAGGTCGGGCAGTCGCGCCTGATGGAGGCACCACCAATCCTCCAGGTACTTCAACAAAAGTGGAAGCTGAGAATATGACCAAAGGTGGTCAGTACACTGGGAATATAAGCTCTCCTTTCAATGGAGTAGTGCTGTATGCTAACAATGATTTGGTTAAATACACGCAGTATTTTGCAACGGGTACTCATAATTTTTCACTTCGTGGGGCGTCAAACAATGCCAATATGGCTAGAGTGGATTTGAAGATTGGCGGACAGACCAAGGGAACCTTTTACTTCGGGGGAAACAACCCTGCGGTGTATACGCTTAATAATGTTACTCATGGCACAGGAAACCAAGAGATTCAGCTGGTTGTAACTGCCGATGATGGAACATGGGACGTGTACATTGATTACTTGGAAATAAACTAA
- a CDS encoding AAA family ATPase: MIIMINGAFGSGKTSAAKALQPLISNSMIYDPEEIGYMLRKLLPENYREENERTDDFQDIELWRILTVKTAKEVKQKYNKHLIIPMTIYKEENFQYIYNGLREIDQDIHHFCLTATEETIYHRLAKRGDEYGGWQYQQAPKCVEAFKDEQFQTYIVTDHLETSEIIELILKKVLK, from the coding sequence ATGATCATTATGATTAACGGCGCGTTTGGTTCGGGGAAAACTTCGGCTGCAAAAGCACTTCAACCTTTAATTTCCAACAGTATGATCTATGATCCTGAAGAAATTGGTTATATGCTCAGAAAACTTCTCCCGGAGAATTATAGAGAGGAGAATGAACGGACGGATGATTTTCAAGATATCGAACTGTGGAGAATACTAACCGTAAAGACAGCAAAAGAGGTTAAACAGAAATATAACAAACATTTGATTATCCCCATGACCATCTATAAAGAGGAAAACTTTCAGTACATCTATAACGGGTTGAGAGAGATTGATCAGGACATTCATCATTTTTGCCTAACGGCTACAGAAGAGACGATATATCATCGTTTGGCGAAACGAGGAGATGAATATGGAGGCTGGCAGTATCAACAAGCGCCCAAGTGTGTTGAAGCTTTCAAGGATGAACAATTTCAAACCTACATTGTTACCGATCATCTGGAGACCAGTGAAATCATAGAACTCATATTGAAGAAGGTCCTAAAATAA
- a CDS encoding N-acetyltransferase family protein has protein sequence MTFEEVTEQHLPEIRVIYNYYVRNTTISFHTEELDLNQIKSSVMNQDARYKTYVIFENNQMVGYVLITQYKSKQAYDICGEVTIYLKPDILGKGLGKQALRYIEKVAKEQGFHTLIATICMENTRSKSLFEKNGYEQCALFKEIGYKFDRKLDIGSFQKIL, from the coding sequence GTGACTTTTGAAGAGGTAACCGAACAGCACCTTCCTGAAATTAGAGTGATTTATAACTATTATGTAAGGAATACAACAATTTCGTTTCATACGGAGGAATTAGATCTTAATCAGATTAAATCCTCTGTTATGAACCAGGATGCGCGGTATAAAACTTACGTAATTTTTGAAAATAATCAAATGGTGGGCTATGTTCTAATCACCCAATATAAGAGTAAACAGGCTTATGACATCTGCGGAGAAGTCACTATATATTTGAAGCCCGATATTTTGGGAAAAGGCTTGGGCAAACAAGCCCTTCGTTATATTGAGAAGGTTGCAAAAGAACAAGGATTCCATACCTTGATTGCGACAATTTGCATGGAGAATACAAGAAGTAAATCATTATTTGAGAAAAATGGGTATGAACAATGTGCTCTGTTTAAAGAGATCGGATATAAGTTTGATAGAAAACTGGATATTGGAAGTTTCCAAAAGATACTGTAA